The following are encoded in a window of Candida dubliniensis CD36 chromosome 4, complete sequence genomic DNA:
- a CDS encoding E1 alpha subunit of the pyruvate dehydrogenase complex, mitochondrial precursor, putative (Similar to S. cerevisiae PDA1;~In S. cerevisiae: catalyzes the direct oxidative decarboxylation of pyruvate to acetyl-CoA; phosphorylated), with protein MYRATATSRQLVGATANILVAKRSMAKAASDLVTIELPPTSFEGYNLEVPGLSFETEKETLLKMYKDMIIIRRMEMAADALYKSKKIRGFCHLSVGQEAIAVGIENAITPTDTVITSYRCHGFAFMRGASVKSVLAELMGRRSGIAHGKGGSMHMFTNGFYGGNGIVGAQVPLGAGLAFSHKYKNDKAVTFDLYGDGASNQGQVFEAYNMAKLWNLPVIFACENNKYGMGTSAARSSAMTEYYKRGQYIPGLKINGMDVLATYQASKFAKDWASQGNGPLVLEYETYRYGGHSMSDPGTTYRTREEVQHMRSRNDPIAGLKAVLLEKDIASEDEIKSYDKAARKYVDEQVAAAEADAPPEAKMDILFEDVYVPGSEIPVLRGRISDDSWDFKNKTFLNKVY; from the coding sequence ATGTACCGTGCAACAGCTACTAGTCGCCAATTGGTTGGTGCTACTGCCAACATACTTGTCGCCAAGAGATCAATGGCCAAGGCCGCCTCAGATTTGGTCACTATCGAATTACCACCTACCTCTTTTGAAGGATACAATTTGGAAGTCCCAGGTTTGAGTTTTGAAACCGAAAAGGAAactttattgaaaatgtaCAAGGATATGATTATTATCAGAAGAATGGAAATGGCTGCCGATGCTTTGTacaaaagtaaaaaaatcAGAGGTTTCTGTCACTTGTCTGTTGGTCAAGAAGCCATTGCTGTTGGTATTGAAAATGCCATCACACCAACTGACACTGTCATCACTTCTTATAGATGTCATGGTTTTGCATTTATGAGAGGTGCTTCCGTCAAGTCTGTTTTGGCTGAATTAATGGGCAGAAGATCCGGTATTGCTCATGGTAAAGGTGGATCAATGCATATGTTCACCAATGGATTCTatggtggtaatggtatTGTTGGAGCCCAAGTCCCATTGGGTGCTGGATTAGCCTTTTCGCACAAGTACAAAAACGATAAAGCTGTCACTTTTGATTTGTACGGTGACGGTGCTTCCAACCAAGGACAAGTTTTCGAAGCTTACAACATGGCCAAATTGTGGAATTTGCCTGTTATTTTTGCCTGTGAAAACAACAAGTACGGTATGGGTACTTCTGCTGCCAGATCATCAGCCATGACCGAATACTACAAGAGAGGTCAATATATCCCAGGTTTGAAAATCAACGGTATGGATGTGTTGGCCACCTACCAAGCTTCTAAATTTGCCAAGGACTGGGCTTCTCAAGGCAATGGACCTCTTGTTTTGGAATACGAGACTTACAGATACGGTGGTCACTCCATGTCTGATCCAGGTACTACTTACAGAACCAGAGAAGAAGTTCAACACATGAGATCAAGAAACGATCCAATTGCTGGATTGAAAGCTGTTTTGTTAGAAAAAGATATTGCTTCTGAAGACGAAATCAAATCATACGACAAGGCTGCTAGAAAATACGTTGATGAACaagttgctgctgctgaaGCTGATGCTCCACCAGAAGCCAAAATGGATATTTTGTTTGAAGACGTTTACGTTCCAGGTAGTGAGATTCCTGTTTTGAGAGGTAGAATTTCCGACGATAGTTGggatttcaaaaacaagaCTTTCTTAAACAAGGTCTATTAA
- a CDS encoding pre-mRNA-splicing helicase, putative (Similar to S. cerevisiae BRR2;~In S. cerevisiae: RNA-dependent ATPase RNA helicase (DEIH box); required for disruption of U4/U6 base-pairing in native snRNPs to activate the spliceosome for catalysis) codes for MSNNVIRQKRDRNHDEEVPASSMSGRISKSDMGSNYKSSQPPAPSRKDPELEPVDDQSFELFVTKIRSYLPDASHEVIQSASEVASEQLSNRDMSVPEKRKELEELLNISISDGDLHELINLSNSIESAKQQQQQQQEEDVGDEFVAINFNSSDDEGEEQVIEPEIEVAEDKEETNTVVIEEEPHKYPKIHDWDWFQECLESKNQPQIFDLLANKDMDSIQLDNQLNELLDYKEMDFIVKCIEHRWRIVFSKRLQTENKESVVKEMEELGLYSLIDELDRKRSLDDESSNPLKRQKKVKRALQKISLDKISFSASVDNARVTLPEGTTHEVKKSYDTITVPPPVQSLTDNDELLPISTLPDWAQEAFPRNETTTFNRIQSKIYSQAFETDNNLLICAPTGAGKTNVAMLTVLRTIENFRHNGHIQLKNFKIVYIAPLKALVQEQMREFQRRLTATYGIVVNELTGDSSLSKQQIAETQIIVTTPEKWDIITRKDPSYVKLVKLVIIDEIHLLHDERGPVLESLVSRAIRKSETTGFDIRIVGLSATLPNYADVAKFIRAKPEGLFYFDASYRPCPLEQVYIGVKEQKAIKRIAAMNEACYDRMYQSLQDHHQLIIFVHSRKETFTTAKYLMEKLDIDIVEQEGVKEILKQESESMSNSKLKEVIPQGFGIHHAGLTKQDRSTVEDLFAQGHLRVLVSTATLAWGVNLPAHTVIIKGTETYSPESGTWVQLSPQDILQMLGRAGRPRYDKNGEGIIITSQDEVQYYLAILNQQLPIESQLIHKLVDNISAEVVSGSITTIEEGIEWLSYTYFFVRMLRSPALYGVEATYDFKIDPTLYNRRADLIYTAFCILHENKLIVYNAALGSVASTELGKIASHFYINFETINLYGKMLKPWHTESDILSVFSNSGEFKYVPVRQEERLEISKLMEKCPIPIKEQPNEPLAKINILLQTFISRLSLEGYALIADMIYITQSAGRLLRALYEIALLQKWSSLAKSILNLCKMVDKRLWLNNSPLRQFGDAVPQQIIRASEMSHLPWIRYFHLNTEELAVALNLKGNAQVAKQYIDSFPKVSIQYMVQPITDQFLRIQIEVIPEWSWISAIHGSQEIFNVFLEGCDGNRLLHSEQFIVKRKNINKPHILEFFVPFVSPHLPNYILSFVSEKWVHCTWKSSIMLSDVISPKVSPHYLDNKVDLVPTETVGELFPFTHFNKLQSSTFDAIYNSETNVFIGSSKGDGKTVLAELAILNHWANHKGRIVYINPCQELVDKLFKKWSTFFSSFEKEINVLSGNLREDLTTVNQTQLVLATPEQFNCLSKRWKTRKAFRSIDLFIWDDLHLVGSDVHYEMLVTRVRMLTSQWDDYALRIIGLSSPVLNSRDIAEWIGVAKSETYNFAPLSRENKITEIKLSVDNPVKIYKDLAKVNSGLQNTIIFAPSYNHAFEMAHAMLENNQAQEWRAVDLLKLEKYISKIQNPLLKNLLPKGIAVFYSGMSRVDRLIVERLFESKSIGVLFCTVDTCKFAPVANNVFVAGTRIYDGHEHRFLDYPLNDLYEMLGCCQDGGVVHIYTTSQMVEFYSSLLNSGLAVESLLPNSLHEFFMDAAANGIIKQRQNCIDVLTFTFFYRRLLKNPSFYDLKEVSNNGISTYLSELIESVFDDFNKEEFIEEEEEGDIISPLNKIVIASHYNSTFETISNLSKLSNKSKLKDIFHALTNATEFSYLPVREDDDALLLKLQTKLPIKYSQDDYESPFFKAFILLQAHISRVSVPSDLKQDQKSVLNRILPILNAAIDLLSSDGSLNVLLAMDLSQMIVQAVWSSDNPLKQVPCFSNEILARCTQHNVETVYDIMSLEDEERDEILQLPDEQLNEVASFVNSYPNIELSYEMKGEVTSNASKFVTVTVERDEEMDSLEVVKNENFPPVKQENWWIVVGDSKTRHLYGIKKVNIQKMSQSFEIEFTIPNKGKHELTIYLICDSYLDADKEMEFVIDVV; via the coding sequence ATGTCTAACAATGTTATACGACAGAAGAGAGATCGAAACCATGACGAAGAGGTTCCTGCGTCCTCTATGAGTGGCAGAATATCAAAGAGTGATATGGGAAGCAATTACAAATCGTCACAACCACCAGCCCCATCACGAAAAGACCCAGAATTAGAACCAGTAGATGACCAATCCTTTGAACTATTCGTGACAAAAATACGGTCCTATTTACCTGATGCTAGTCACGAAGTAATTCAATCGGCTTCAGAAGTGGCCAGTGAACAATTGAGCAACCGTGACATGTCTGTTCcagaaaagagaaaagaacTTGAAGAACTATTGAATATATCTATATCTGATGGCGATCTTCATGAGTTGATTAATTTATCCAACTCAATTGAATCTGCcaaacagcaacaacaacaacaacaagaagaagatgttGGTGACGAATTTGTTGCCATCAACTTTAATTCATCAGATGACGAGGGCGAGGAACAAGTTATTGAACCAGAGATTGAAGTTGCAGaagataaagaagaaacaaacACGGTCgttattgaagaagaaccaCACAAATATCCCAAAATACATGACTGGGATTGGTTTCAAGAATGTTTGGAACTGAAAAACCAGCCACAGATATTTGATCTTTTGGCTAATAAAGATATGGATCTGATACAGTTAGATAACCAGCTCAACGAGTTGTTGGACTATAAAGAGATGGATTTTATTGTCAAATGCATAGAGCATCGATGGCGTATTGTGTTTTCCAAAAGATTGCAAACTGAAAACAAAGAGTCCGTTGTGAAGGAAATGGAAGAGCTTGGTCTTTATTCTTTAATCGACGAGTTGGACCGAAAAAGGCTGCTAGATGATGAGAGTAGCAACCCCCTTAAACGACAGAAAAAGGTAAAACGAGCACTTCAAAAGATTAGCCTTGACAAGATTTCGTTTTCTGCCAGTGTTGACAATGCCCGTGTGACTTTACCCGAAGGTACAACTCACGAAGTTAAAAAGTCATATGATACTATCACAGTTCCACCACCAGTTCAGTCCTTGACTGACAATGATGAATTGTTGCCCATATCTACACTTCCAGATTGGGCTCAAGAAGCTTTCCCTAGAAATGAAACCACCACATTTAACAGGattcaatcaaaaatatattcacAGGCATTTGAAACTGACAATAACTTATTAATTTGTGCTCCCACTGGTGCCGGAAAAACAAATGTGGCAATGTTGACTGTACTACGCACCATTGAAAACTTTCGCCACAATGGCCacattcaattgaaaaactttAAAATTGTATATATTGCTCCGTTAAAGGCACTTGTACAAGAACAAATGCGTGAATTCCAAAGACGGCTTACAGCTACTTATGGGATTGTTGTTAATGAGTTGACCGGTGACCTGTCTTTGTCGAAACAGCAAATTGCAGAAACCCAGATCATTGTCACAACTCCAGAAAAATGGGATATCATAACCCGAAAGGATCCAAGCTATGTGAAATTGGTCAAACTCGTAATCATAGATGAAATCCATTTATTGCACGACGAAAGAGGTCCCGTTTTGGAAAGTTTGGTGAGTCGGGCTATAAGAAAATCCGAGACTACTGGATTCGACATCAGAATAGTGGGGCTTTCTGCCACTTTACCAAATTATGCTGATGTTGCAAAGTTTATCCGAGCCAAACCTGAAGggttattttattttgatgCTAGTTACAGGCCATGCCCATTGGAACAAGTATACATCGGGGTAAAAGAACAAAAGGCCATTAAAAGAATTGCTGCCATGAATGAAGCATGCTACGACAGAATGTATCAAAGTCTACAggatcatcatcaacttattatttttgttcaCTCCAGAAAAGAAACGTTCACCACGGCAAAATACTTGATGGAGAAATTAGATATTGACATTGTTGAACAAGAAGGtgtaaaagaaatattaaaGCAGGAAAGCGAGTCAATGTCTAATTCTAAATTAAAAGAGGTCATCCCTCAAGGATTTGGGATCCACCATGCTGGTTTGACTAAACAAGATAGAAGTACAGTTGAAGACTTGTTTGCTCAAGGTCACTTGCGTGTCCTTGTTTCTACGGCTACTTTGGCATGGGGTGTTAACCTTCCAGCACACACTGTGATTATTAAAGGTACAGAAACGTATTCGCCAGAGAGTGGGACCTGGGTCCAATTGTCACCTCAGGATATCCTACAAATGTTGGGACGTGCTGGTAGACCAAGATACGATAAGAACGGTGAAGGGATTATAATCACATCTCAAGACGAAGTTCAGTATTACTTGGCTATTttgaatcaacaattaCCGATTGAATCACAATTGATTCATAAATTGGTAGACAATATCAGTGCAGAAGTTGTTTCTGGATCAATTACTACCATCGAAGAAGGAATAGAGTGGTTGAGTTACACCTACTTTTTTGTGAGAATGTTGCGGTCGCCGGCATTGTACGGTGTTGAAGCAACAtatgatttcaaaattgacCCAACGCTTTACAACAGAAGAGCAGACTTGATATATACTGCATTTTGCATATTGCATGAAAACAAGTTGATTGTTTATAACGCTGCATTGGGATCAGTCGCCTCAACTGAGTTGGGTAAAATTGCATCACATttttatatcaattttgaaacaataaatcTATATGGGAAGATGCTAAAACCATGGCACACTGAAAGCGACATTTTGAGCGTGTTCTCAAATTCAGGTGAATTCAAATATGTGCCTGTGAGACAAGAAGAGAGGTTGGAAATTAGCAAGTTGATGGAGAAATGCCCTATCCCTATTAAAGAACAGCCCAATGAACCACTTGCCAAAATTAACATACTATTGCAGACTTTTATTTCTCGATTGAGCCTTGAAGGGTATGCTTTGATTGCTGATATGATATACATTACGCAATCGGCAGGGAGATTGCTAAGAGCGTTGTATGAAATAGCCTTGTTGCAAAAATGGTCATCCTTAGCCAAAAGTATCCTTAATTTGTGCAAAATGGTAGATAAACGATTGTGGTTAAACAATTCGCCTTTGAGACAATTTGGTGACGCGGTCCCGCAACAAATCATCAGAGCATCAGAGATGTCACATTTGCCATGGATTAGATATTTCCATTTAAACACAGAAGAGCTTGCTGTTGCATTAAATCTAAAGGGAAATGCCCAAGTTGCCAAACAATATATCGATTCTTTCCCAAAGGTATCGATCCAATATATGGTTCAACCAATCACAGACCAGTTTCTACGCATACAGATTGAAGTGATTCCAGAATGGTCTTGGATTCTGGCTATTCATGGAAGCCAAGAGATTTTTAATGTTTTTTTGGAAGGCTGTGATGGGAATAGGCTCTTGCATAGCGAACAGTTTATTGTAAAGCgcaaaaatatcaataaacCACATATTTTGGAGTTCTTTGTTCCCTTTGTTTCACCACATTTGCCCAATTATATCCTATCGTTTGTCAGTGAAAAATGGGTACATTGCACTTGGAAAAGCTCTATTATGTTGTCTGACGTGATTTCTCCCAAAGTGTCACCTCATTATTTGGATAACAAAGTGGATTTGGTACCTACAGAAACGGTGGGGGAGTTGTTTCCATTTACtcatttcaacaaattgcAGTCGTCGACGTTTGATGCAATCTATAATAGCGAAACTAATGTTTTTATTGGCTCTTCCAAAGGTGACGGGAAAACAGTTTTAGCGGAGTTGGCTATATTGAATCATTGGGCTAACCATAAAGGCAGAATAGTATATATTAACCCATGCCAGGAacttgttgataaattgttcaaaaaatGGTCCACGTTTTTTCTGTCGTTCGAGAAAGAAATCAACGTGCTAAGCGGTAATTTGCGTGAGGATTTGACCACTGTGAATCAAACTCAGTTGGTTTTGGCCACACCTGAACAATTTAACTGTTTATCAAAGCGTTGGAAAACTAGAAAGGCCTTCCGAtctattgatttatttatctGGGATGACTTGCATTTAGTTGGTTCAGATGTTCACTACGAGATGCTCGTCACAAGAGTTCGTATGCTAACTTCACAGTGGGACGATTATGCACTAAGAATTATTGGTTTATCGAGCCCTGTATTAAACAGTCGTGATATTGCAGAGTGGATAGGAGTGGCAAAACTGGAAACCTACAATTTTGCTCCGCTTAGTCgcgaaaacaaaattacAGAAATTAAACTCAGTGTTGACAACCCAGTTAAAATTTACAAGGATTTGGCTAAAGTGAATAGTGGTTTGCAGAACACAATCATTTTTGCCCCATCATATAACCATGCCTTCGAAATGGCACATGCTATGCTCGAAAATAACCAAGCACAAGAATGGAGAGCagttgatttattgaaattggaaaagTATATCCTGAAAATTCAGAAtccattattgaaaaacttGTTACCCAAAGGGATTGCCGTGTTCTATTCAGGAATGTCGCGGGTTGATAGACTAATTGTGGAGAGATTATTTGAATCCAAGTCTATTGGAGTATTATTTTGCACTGTGGATACTTGCAAGTTTGCACCAGTTGCAAATAATGTATTTGTTGCTGGAACGAGGATATATGATGGGCATGAGCATCGATTCCTTGATTACCCGCTCAATGATTTGTATGAGATGTTAGGCTGTTGTCAAGATGGTGGAGTAGTACATATCTATACAACTTCGCAGATGGTTGAATTCTACAGCTCGCTTTTAAATCTGGGGCTTGCGGTGGAGAGCTTGCTCCCAAACTCATTGCACGAATTTTTTATGGACGCTGCTGCCAATGGTATTATTAAGCAAAGACAGAATTGTATTGATGTCTTGACATTCACGTTTTTTTATCGAAGATTGCTTAAGAATCCAAGTTTTtatgatttgaaagaagTTTCAAATAATGGGATCTCAACCTATTTGTCGGAATTGATAGAAAGTgtttttgatgatttcaacaaagaagaatttatcgaagaagaggaagaaggCGATATTATTAGCccattaaataaaattgttattgCATCGCATTACAACAGTACTTTTGAAACGATATCTAACTTGAGCAAGCTTAGCAATAAAAGTAAATTGAAAGATATTTTCCATGCATTAACAAATGCAACCGAGTTTAGTTACTTACCAGTACGCGAAGATGACGACGCATTGTTGCTAAAACTTCAAACCAAACTACCAATCAAATATAGTCAAGATGATTATGAATCGCCTTTTTTCAAAGCTTTTATACTATTACAGGCACACATATCACGAGTCAGCGTTCCACTGGACTTGAAGCAAGATCAAAAGTCAGTTTTGAATAGGATTTTGCCAATTTTAAATGCTGCTATAGATTTGTTGTCCAGTGATGGTTCATTGAATGTTTTATTGGCTATGGATTTGTCACAGATGATAGTCCAGGCAGTGTGGAGTTCGGATAACCCATTAAAGCAAGTTCCATGCTTTAGCAATGAAATTTTAGCTAGATGCACTCAGCATAACGTAGAAACGGTATATGATATAATGTCATTGGAAGACGAAGAACGAGACGAAATATTGCAGTTGCCTGatgaacaattgaatgaagTTGCTTCATTTGTGAATCTGTATCCTAATATTGAGTTGCTGTATGAAATGAAGGGTGAGGTTACTTCTAACGCCTCAAAATTTGTTACTGTTACTGTTGAGAGAGATGAAGAGATGGATTCATTAGAGGTTgtcaaaaatgaaaattttcCTCCTGTCAAGCAAGAGAACTGGTggattgttgttggtgataGTAAGACTCGTCATTTGTATGGCATAAAGAAAGTCAATATTCAAAAGATGAGCCAATCTTTcgaaattgaatttactATCCCAAACAAAGGTAAGCATGAATTaacaatttatttgatttgtgaTTCGTACCTAGACGCCGATAAAGAAATGGAATTTGTTATCGATGTAGTATAG
- a CDS encoding anthranilate phosphoribosyl transferase, putative (In S. cerevisiae: anthranilate phosphoribosyl transferase of the tryptophan biosynthetic pathway, catalyzes the phosphoribosylation of anthranilate, subject to the general control system of amino acid biosynthesis;~Similar to S. cerevisiae TRP4), which yields MTSSSKNALTPYLKKLVVHPPTLEPKDLSEALELIFSDVPSDIQTAAFLSSLRLRGLDQEPDYIAAAVTTVLHFAKTIPPELVDSKGYIDIVGTGGDGQNTFNVSTSSAIVAGGMGLPVCKHGGKASTSSSGSGDLLKSLGVDLSHVNEVTTPEIVKKSKFCFLFAPSFHPGMGLVAHIRSELGVPTIFNILGPLINPIPLRARVLGVYSEKLGESYAQAASLLAMKSQTHEKTMVVFGEVVLDEISPIGYTKTWTIDKSGKIERSRISPKDFGLPEHDLSTVKSGTPQENAETLLHILNQDSDEFKVKQDGNNHPLVDYILMNSAAVAVVSGIAENWVDGVALAKKSIVSGAAKKALEDFQNSSKEVL from the coding sequence ATGACGTCTTCGTCTAAGAATGCATTGACACCATACTTGAAGAAATTGGTAGTACACCCACCAACTTTGGAACCTAAAGATTTGTCAGAGGCCCTTGAACTTATTTTTAGCGATGTCCCATCTGATATTCAAACTGCAGCATTTTTAAGCTCTTTAAGGTTGAGAGGACTAGATCAAGAGCCTGACTATATTGCTGCAGCCGTCACAACAGTATTACATTTTGCCAAAACCATTCCGCCCGAGTTGGTTGATTCCAAAGGATACATCGATATAGTTGGAACAGGGGGTGATGGCCAAAATACGTTTAATGTTTCTACATCATCTGCGATTGTGGCTGGGGGGATGGGTTTACCAGTGTGCAAACATGGTGGGAAGGCTTCAACTTCGTCTTCGGGGTCtggtgatttattaaaGTCGTTGGGAGTGGACTTGTCCCATGTAAACGAGGTCACCACACCGgaaattgttaaaaaatcaaaattttgttttctatTTGCACCTTCCTTTCACCCAGGGATGGGCTTAGTTGCTCATATTAGATCGGAGTTGGGTGTGCCTactattttcaatattttggGTCCATTAATCAACCCAATACCGCTTAGAGCCAGAGTCTTGGGAGTGTATAGTGAAAAATTGGGTGAATCTTATGCCCAAGCAGCATCATTATTGGCAATGAAAAGTCAAACACATGAAAAAACAATGGTTGTTTTTGGAGAGGTCGTTCTTGATGAAATCTCGCCAATTGGATACACAAAGACATGGacaattgataaaagtGGTAAAATTGAACGTAGTAGAATATCGCCAAAGGATTTTGGGTTGCCAGAACATGATTTATCTACAGTGAAATCTGGAACACCACAAGAAAATGCTGAAACATTATTACATATTTTAAATCAAGATAGCGATGAATTTAAAGTGAAGCAAGACGGTAATAACCACCCATTGGTTGATTATATCTTAATGAATAGTGCTGCAGTTGCTGTTGTATCTGGTATAGCCGAAAATTGGGTTGACGGTGTGGCGTTGGCTAAAAAGTCCATTGTAAGTGGTGCTGCCAAGAAAGCACTTGAAGATTTTCAAAACAGTTCAAAAGAAGTTTTATAG